The Solidesulfovibrio sp. DNA window GCGAGGACATGGCCGCCGCCCTGATCGAGGACCTGCTGGCCAGACCCAAGGCCGAGCCCGACCTGGCCCGGTTCCTGTCCGCCTGGAAGCCGGCCTCGGCCGACGCCAGGCTGGTGGCCAAGCTGGCCGCCGGCTACGCCGCCGGCGACCCGGCCGCCCTGCGCGAACTGGCCGCCACCCCCGTGCCCGCCGGCCGCAAGGGCACCATCGCCGCCCTCCAGTTCTACGCCGGCAAGGAGGCCCTGGGGGCCATGCAACTGGGCCTGGCCCACGACCTGCTGGAAAAGGCCATGGCCAACGGCTACGACCCCGTGGCCGTGACCGGCGAACTGGGCTGGGTGCACTACAACCAGGGCGAGCCGACCGCCGCCGCCGACCTGTGGGAAACGCAGTGGCGCAACGCCCCGGACGTGGGCTTGTGGGCCAGTTGGATCGCCGACGCCCGGCTCGTCTCCAAGGACTACGCCAAGGCGGCCGAATTCCTGGAGCGCTGCCTCCAGTTCTCTCCCAACAACCCCCTCTACCAGGGCCAGTACCTGCTGGCGCTGCGGGCCAGCCACCAGGACCAGGCCGCGGGCGCCTTCGAGGAACGGTTGCGGGCCGAACCCGGCCAGGACGGCCTGCACTTCGGCCTTGCCATGATCGCCAAGCTGGCCGGCGACTACGCCCTGGCCGCCGAGGAAATGGGCCAGATCCAAAACCGCAAGCCGTTTCGCGAACAGTACATCGAACTGGCCGACGCCATGGTCGGCCAGATCGGGGCCAAGGGCGACCCGGAGCCGATCATCGCCGCCGTGCGGGGGCTCATCGACGGCACGGACTTCCAGGCCGTGGTCCTTCGCGACGTGGGCTGGAAGCTGTGGGCGGCCAAGCGGCCCGACGCGGCCGTTTCGTTCTGGAAGGAGTCCCTGGCCGACGGCCTCACGGCCGGCGACCCCCTGCTTTCCCGGATCATCCCGCTTTTGATCGAAACGAACCGGTTCGCCGAGGCCATGGCCCTGCTGCACCGTTACGCGCCCGAGGTCACCCCCCTGGGCCTGGCCTGGACCCTGGCCGTGGCCAACCGCTGGGACCTGGTGGGCAAGGTGCTGGAAAAGGGGCCGGCCGGCCCCTACCCCGATCTGCTCTCGGCCATGGCCGGGCTGCAAAGCGGCCAGGCCCAGCTCGCCCTGGACAAGCTGCGCGCCCTGGCCGCCCTGCCGGCCGGGGGGCTTGGCCAGGCGCCTTTTTCCGGCTTCAACGCCGACGGCAAGCTGGTGCGCGGCGTGCTGACCCCGGCCATTGCCGGCGAGGTCTACCAGCGCATCAGTCGCACCCTCGTCGACTACCAGCTCGTGGCCGGCTTTGCCTTTCTCACCCCGCCGGCCTGGGCCACCGGCGTCGCGCAAAAGGCCATGGCCCCGATCTGGGCCGGGGCGGGCAAGGTGCTGTGGAACACGGGCAAGCTCGACGAGGCCGCCGCCTTCCTGCAACGGGCCTTGCAGGCCGATCCCGGCCAGGGGCAGGCCCTGCTCTACCTGGCGCTGGTCAAAAAACGCCAGGGCCAGGCCGAGGAGGCCCAGCGGCTGCTGGACGCCGCCCTGGCCAAGGCCTCGCCCCTGGACAAGGCCTTCGCCCTGGGCGAATTCGCCCTGCTTGACGGCGACGCCGCCGCCGCCCTGCCCCATTTCCAGGCCGCCCTGGGCCTTTCCCCCAACGATCCCACCCTGCGGCTTCGCGTGATCAACCTGCTGGTCAAGGCCAACCGCTACGACGCCGCCGGCCAGGCCGACGCCTGGTTCGAGGCCCAGGTGGCCATAAACGACAAGACCATCATGAGCGCCGCCGCCGCCGCCCGCCTCGACCTCGGCGACCCCAAGGGGGCCGAGGCCCTGTACCGGGCCATGCTGGCCGAAAATCCGCGCTCCGTGGACTACCTGTCCGGCCTTGGGCTGGCGCTCAACCGCCAGAGCCGCTACGCCGAGTCCGTGGCCGCCCTGACCACGCCCTACGCCGCCACGGGTTCGCCGCTTTTGGGCGGCATCGTCTGCGAGGCCCTGCTGGCTCTCGGCGAATACCGCGAGGCCATCCGCCAGGCCGAAATCGGGCTGGCGCAGGTGCCAGGCGACCAGGAACTGCTGCGCCAGGCGGCCGAGGCGGCCGAATTCGCCCGGGACCCGGCCACGTGCGAGGGCTATGCCCGGCGCTACCTGGAAAAGGACCCGGCCTCGGTCACCATCCAGAACATGTACGGCCAGGCCTTGCTCGACCAGGAGAAATACGACGAGGCCATGGCCCACTACAAAGGCCTGCTGGAGCGCAACCCGACCTATCTGCCGGCGCTTCGCGGCATCTTCAACATCCACCAGTACACCGGCAACGCGCCCAAGGCCTACGAGGCGGCCCAGACGCTCATGACCGTGGCCTCGGACAACGCCACCCTGCGCCTGCAATACGCCATCGCCGCCGCGGCCGACCACGACTACCGGCCGGCCTACCCGACCCTGGAAAAAATCCGCAATTTCGGGCCGGGCAGCCCCGTGCTGTGCCTGTATTACGCCGACGTGCGCCAGGCCGAACTGCCCGGCAAGTTGCGCCTGTCCCAGATGGCCGAGCATCTGCGGGCCGTGGCCGCGGCCGGCGGCACGTTTTTAAGTCCCGCCGAGGTGGCCGCCCGGCCGGCCGGCGAAGAGGCCCTTACGCAGCGCAACACCGACCTGCGCCCGGCCGTGCTCGTCATGGTCGATCGCACCGCCGCCCCGGTGCTGGAAAAAATCGACGCCCTGCTCTCCGAGGTCGGCGGCAAGGCCGTGCTGATCGTGGGCGGCGAATCCCTGGTCCCGGGCACGCCCTACCTGCCCGACGCCGCCCTGGTGAAGCGCCTGGCCGGCAACGGCCGCTGGACCCTGGCCCTGACCGACCACAATCCGCCCAAGGACGACGCCGCGGGCGCCGGCTCGGCCAACCTCTGGAACAGCCTCGGCGCGGCCGAGGGCGCGACGGGCGAGGCCACCCCGGCCGCCCGGCTGCAGGCCCGGCTGCGCGCCCTGGACCCGGACGGGACCATCCTCGGCGACGCCCGGCCGATCTTTTTCTACCCCGGCGGCGACGGCCCAACCGACGTGCTGGCCGCCAGCCAGGCGGGCCGCGAGGCCTACGAAAAGGTCGTGGCCGACACCTTCCCCATGGCCTTCGAGCTCACGCCCGAGGGCTACTGGACGCCGGTGTCCGACCCCCGGTCCATCGCGGCCAAGTCCGTGTCCCCGGGCCTGGACGCGGCCGGCCTGACCCGGCTGCTCGAGCAGGCCAACCCCATGCGCCAGGTGTCCCTGGAACTGGCCAAGGTCTATTCCTGGCAGGAACAACTCGGCCAGGCCGAGAACTATTTCAAGGAAGCCAAGGAACTCGGGCTCAACCCGGCCGACCTGACCTACCACCATGCCGTCAACGCCTACTACCTGCACGACGACCCCGTGGCCGTGGCTCGGGCCGAAAAGGCCGTGGAAGCGGCTCCGGACGCCCCGCGCACCCATGTCCAACTGGAGCGGGCCAAGCTGCGCACCCGGCCCAAGGTCGAGGCCAGCCTGGACACCTGGTGGGACAGCGACAACCGTCACTACTGGTGGTGGGGTTTCGGCGGCGAGGTCCACGTCCTGGACAGCCTGGTGGTCTTCGCCAAGGCCGGCCGGGTCGAATGGTCCATCGACAGCTACCAGCGCCAGGGCAAGATGCAAAAGGCCTTCGCCAACACCCTGGAAAACGGTTATCTCTCCGCCGACGACGTCTACAGCGTGCTCCATTCCCGGCGCACCCAGTACCTGGACGGCGAGGACCTGGTGGTCGGGGCGCGCTGGTTCTTCTATCCGGAATTCTGGCTGGAGGCCCAAGGGCAGCTCACCAACACCGACGGCGGCCCCTCGACCTGGCTCAATGGCATGGTCACGGTGCACGGGCCGCTGGCGCCCAAGGGCCTGCCCGTCGACGGCACCTGGGACCTGCAGGCCGCCCACGAACGCATCGACACCGTGGAGGCCATCACCGACCAGATCATGGCCAACCGCGTCAGCCTTTTCACCCACAACCGGCTGTTTAACTACTACGACCTGTTCCTCAACATCCACGGCATCTCGCGCACCGACGGCAACAACACCGGCTCGGTCGACGGCCGGCTGCTGGCCCGGCTGTTCGAGTTCCCGCTGGTGTCGCTCGGCTACGCCTTCCAGTTCGCCAACAGCGACCGCAGCCCGCCCCAGTATTGGGCGCCCATGAGCCTGGTCACCCACCTGGCCTACGGCACCTTCGGCTACTCCCCCACCCGCTGGTTCAACGTCAACGGCAGCCTCGGCTACGGCCCCTCCCGCGACCGCACCAATGACTGGCGCAACATCTGGCGGGCCAACCTGGGCATGGACATCACCATGCGGGAACGGCTAAAGTTGTCGCTCAAGTATGCGTACTTCAGCACCCCCACCTATACCCTAAGCGAAGCATGGGCCGGCATAAGTTACACATTCTAGGAAAGATGCGGGCCGCCCGCCGGGGCCCCCCCCTGGCGGCGGCCCTTTTGTGCGCGGCGCTTTTCCTGGCCCTTGGCCCCGGCCCGGCCCGGGGCCAAGCCCGGGGAGCCGCCCCGGACGGCCCGATCACGGCCTGGATCGCCGACTGGGACCTGGCCCGGGGCCTGGCCGAATGGCGCGCCCACCCGGGGCTTTTCGATTCCGTGCGCGTTTTTTCCGCCAATTTCGACAGCCGCGACCAGCCGGCCCTGACCCCGGAATGGGCTAAAATCCTCGGCAGCGACGTTTCCGGCGTCTTCGGCCCGGCCAAGGTCTACCTGACCGTGGTCAACGACGTGGCCACGCCCACGGGCAAGGGCAACATCCTCAAGGACCCGGCCCTGGTTTCGCGGCTGGTCGCCACGCCCGCCTCCCGGGCCGGCCACGTGGAGGCGCTGGTCGCCCTGGCCAAGCGCCACAAGTTCCCGGGCCTGGAAATCGACTACGAAAACGTGGCCGCCGCCGACTGGCCCAATTTCCTCACTTTCGTCGAGGCCCTTTTCCGCCGCAGCCAGGCCGAGGGCTTGGCCCTGTCCGTGCTGCTCCAGCCCCAGCGGCGCTACCTCGCCTCGCCCCTGCCCAAGGGGCCGGGCTACGTGCTCATGGGCTACAACCTGTTCGGCTTCCATTCCGGCCCCGGCCCCAAGGCCACGCCGGAATTTTTGGCCGACCAGGCCGCCGCCCTGCGCGCCATCGGCGCCCTGGAGGCCACCAGCCTGGCCCTGGCCACGGGCGGCTTCGACTGGACCGGCCCCAAGGCGGCCAGGCAACTGACCGAAACCGAGGCCCAAACGCTTTTGGCCCAAAAAAACGTCCGCCCGACGCGCTCGCCGGCGGACGGCTACCTCGTTTCCCGCTACAGCGACGACAAGGGGCAAAACCACGACGTCTGGTACGCCGACGGCGAGACCCTGGCCACGCTGTGGCGGGCCGGCCGGGCGGCGGGATTCACCCGCCTGGCCGTGTGGCGCCTGGGCGGCAACACGCCGTCGCTGTTCTCCTGGCTGGCAACCCTCGGGCATTAACAGGGAAGGATATCGCCGTGCAGTCGTTTTTCGCCGCCTTGCGCCGCGGCCTGGCGCTTTGCTGTCTGGGGCCGGTGTTTTTTTCCGCTCTCGCCCTGGCCCAGGGCCTGACCCCGGCCACGAGGGGCGTGCCCCTGCCCGGCCCCGGCCCCAAGGCCTACGTGGCCATCGTCATCGACGACCTGCCCAACCTGGAGCTGTGGTCGCGCCTGGCCACGGACTGCGACAGCCACGGCATGAAGGCGACGCTGGCCCTCAACACGCTCAAGGCCACGCCCGAGGAGTACGCCATCCTGGCCGGGCACATCGCCAAGGGCCACGAAGTGGCCAACCACACCCGCGACCACGTGGCCGTGGCCCCGGGCCCGGTCATCCGGCTGCGCTTTTTCCATCCCTCGGCCAAGTCGGCCTATGCCGCGGTGGATGCCGCCGCCGGCAAGCTGCGCCTGGTCGTGGACGACGCGGCCAAGCCCCTGGCCGAGTTCGACCTGTCCGAAACCGGGCGCACCCCGACCATCAAGCAGCTCGTGGACGCCTTAAACGACACGCGCGGCGTGACCGCCGAGCTCGGCGACCCCTACTACGGCAACATCCAGTCGCGCTTTCTGGCCGGCAAGGACAAGGTGGACATCTTTTTCAAAAACGGCCTGGTGCCCCTGTTCGTGGACACGGCCCAAAGCGCCCGCTACGAGATGGCCGGCGCGTTGGACGACATGAAAACCGGCCTGCCCCGGTACGCGGTCACCTCCATGGTCTACCCGTTCCTGGTCAGCGACCCGGTGTCCCGGGGGATCGCCAACGAGCTCGGCATGAGCTGCGGCCGCGTGGGCACGGCCGGATTCGCCGCGCTCGGCGCACCGGGGGGCTACGACCTGTACCAGATCTACGCCGGCAAGCCCCGCGACCTGTTCGGCACGGACACGGCCAGCCCGGAATTCCGGGCCAAGGTCGAGGCCTTTTTGAAGAAGATAAAAGAGATCGGCGGCGTCCTGAGCCTGTATTCCCACGGCCCGGACGAATTCACCAACGAACAGTGGCAGGCCCTTTTGCCCATGCTGGCCAAGGACAAGGACGTGGCCTACGTGACGCTTCGCGACCTGGCCGCGGCCGTCAAGAAGCTGGCCACCCCGCGCGACGGCCGCTACTACCTGCCCCAGGCCAAGTAGCCCGGGAAGCACCCTACGCCCCGGTGCCCGGCTTGGACGCCGGCACGGGCGCCGGCACGGGCGCCGGGGCGAAACGCAGCCGCGGCGGCGCGCCGGTTGCCACCGCGAACAACCGTGGCAGCGACCGCGACAGCCCCCAGCCCAGCAGCGAGAGCCCGGCCATGGCCGCAAGCCCCACCAGGGGATAGGCCACGAGCTGCCCCACGGTCCCGGCCGGCGTCCACACGGCCAGCAGCCGCGATTGCAGCAGGCTGACCGTGGGTTCGTGGGTGAGGAAGACGAAAAAGCTCATGGCCGCCACCCGGTGCAGCAAGGCGCTGCCCTTGAGCCACTGCCGCCGCGACAGGCACCAGAAGGCGGCCACGCCCACCATCTGATAGACCTTCTTCACGGCGGCCAGGGCGTAGGGGTCGAGCCCCAGCCAGGGCTGCAACCCCACCAGGGCCGTGCCCAGGGCGAACAGCGGCAGGACGGCGGCGTCCCAGCCGGCCGTGTCGCGCAGGTTCGCCCGCCGCCTGGCCAGATAGCCCCCGGCGTAGAAGGCGAAGGCGAAGCCGGCCAGGGAATATTCGCTGGCCGGGGACTCCAGAAACCACAGCCCCGCCAACAACAGCAGCCCGGCCCGGGGCAATCGCCGGTAAAACACCAGGAAGACCGGGGCCAGGGCAAAGACCACCAGCAAATCGCGCAGAAACCAGAGCGGATAATTGAAGGGGGAGGTGCCCAGTCCCAGGAGCTTTTGCGGGATGCCGGCGGCCAGGACGAAGGAGCGGCCGCCAAAAAGCGGAATGCTGCCGAAGACGAACACCCAGGCGATCCAGATGGCGTTAAAAAGCACGAAGGGCAGGCCGATGGCCACGGCCTTGGTGCGCATAAGCCGCAGGTAGGCGGCCGGCGTGGCCTCGAGCTTGCGCAGCAGCAGGTAGCCCGAGATGGCGAAAAAAAGCGGCACCGCCACGCAGGCCGGGCCGCGGTTGACCATGGTCAGGACCCATTCGACAAACGGCGAGGCGAAGGGGACCTGGGCGCCGAGGAAACGCCCGCCGTGACACAGGACGATAAGTCCGATGAGCACGGCGCGCAGCACGTCGATGCGCGCCGAGACGTCGGCGTCGATGGGCTCGCGCACGGGCTTCAGGGGCGCTTGGGAATCGGTGGGAAAAAACGACAAGAAGCCTCCGAAAGGGACGAGGATTCGCCAACGGGCGCCACGGCCGGCGAGGCGCGGACGTTTGGCCAGTCGCTGGAAGGGGGATGGCGGTTACGGTGAGGCGCCTGGCGCAGCCGAACAATGGACAAACAAAAAGTTTGTCAGTATACATGATCGAGCAATTCAGTCAAGAATCATGTCGCGACGCCCCTCCCGGACGATCCCCCAGCCGACGGATCGATGCCAGCCAAGGAGCCGCCCATGCCGTATGCCAGCCTCGCCCTGGGCTGCCTGCCCTACCTGACCGCGACCGTCCTGGCCCTGGGCCTGGCCCGCCGCCTGGGCCGCTGGCGGCGGGCCAAAACGCCGCCGGCCCCCCTTTTCCCGGCCGCGACCTCGCGCCCGGCCGCCTGGGCCGGCATCGGCCGCGAAATCTGCCTGCTGGCCGGCCGCCGCGCCACCTGGACCTGGGGCATCGCCGCCGCCTGGGCCCTGCACGCCGCCCTGGCCCTCATGGCCCTGGGGCACCTGCGCGTCCTGACGGATTTCCCCCGGCTGTGGGCGCGCCTTGGCCTGGCTCCCCAGGCCGTGGACCGCCTGGCCGACGTTTCCGGCAGCCTCCTCGGCGGCGTCGCCCTGGCCGCCGTGCTGCTCCTGGCCCTGCGCCGGCTCGCCTCGCCCAGGCTCCGGGCCATCACCCGACCGGGCGACGCCTTGACCCTGGCCCTGCTCGGGGCGGTCCTCGCCTCGGGGCTGGCCATGCGTCTGGCCGGCCCTGTCGACCTCGGCCCGGTGCGGGCCTATTTCGCCGCCCTGGCCCGGTTGCGCCCGGTCCCCCTGCCCGACGTGCCGGGATTCGCCGCCCATTTCCTGCTGGCCCAGGCCCTGGCCGCGGCCCTGCCCTTTTCCAAGCTGCTGCACGCCCTGGGCGTCTTTCCGGCCAAGGCCGGCCTTGTCGCCGATTCCGGCGGCTTGCCGGCCGGGACATAACCCGAGGAGGCGCCCATGCATCCCGGACTGGCCGCCCTCGACACGGCCAAACTGGCCCTGGCCCGCGCCGCCGTGGCCGACATGGACCACGGCCCGCGAGCCTTGCAACTGGCCCTGGACGTCTGCCTGGCCTGCGGCCGCTGCGCCGAGGCCTGCCATGTGAGCCTGGCCGACCCGACGCGGCGCTTTCTGCCGGCCAGGCGCGCCGAACTCCTGCGCGCCCCCTTTCGCCACGGCCGAGGGCCGGACGCGGCGGCCCTGCGCCTCTGGATGCGCGATTTCTACGAATGCTCGGGCTGCCGGCGCTGTGCCGTCTATTGCCCCATGGGCCTGGACAACGCGGTCCTCACCCGCAAGGCCCGGGCCGTTCTCCACGCCCTGGGCCTGACCCCCTGCCGCATCAGCGCCACCCAGGAGGCGTCGGAGATCCACGGCAACAACGAAGGCGCCTCCGAGGCGGCCATCCGCGACATCATCCGCTTCCTGGAGGGGGAATTGCGCGAGGAGCACGGCGCGGCCATCCGCATTCCCCTCGACGAACCGGCCGAGGTCCTGTTCGCCACGGCCTCGAGCGAGATCATGGCCCGGCCGGAAAACCTCATGGGCTGCGCCGTCTTTTTCCATCTGGCCGGCATCGCCTGGACCCTGTCCAGCCGGGGATTCGACGCGGCCAATTTCGGGCTTTTCTCCGGCGACGACGACCACATGCGCCGCAAGAACCGGCTGCTCCACGAGGCCTGCCTGGCCTGCGGCGCCAAGCGCCTGGTCATCGGCGAGTGCGGCCACGCCTACCGGGTGGCCCGGTTCATGGGCGGCCACACCAGCGCGCCGGGCCTGCCCTACGCCGTGACCGACATCTTCACCGTCGCGGCGAGCGTCCTGGCCCGGGGCGGCCTCCGCCTGGACAAAACGCGAAACCCCCGGCCCGTGACCTACCACGATCCCTGCAACTTCGCCCGCAGCGGCGGCGTGATGGAGGCGCCGCGACAGGTGCTGGCCGCCTGCGTGGCCGATTTCCGGGAGATGACGCCCAACCGCGAGGCCAATTTCTGCTGCGGCGGCGGAGGCGGGCTGGCCGTGCTGGATACCGCCGAGGGCACCGGCCGGGCGGACACCTTCTACGAATTCCGCATGAAGGTGTCCGGGAAGATGAAGATCGAGCAGATCCGGGCCACGGGCGCGGCCCTCGTGGCCGCGCCCTGCTTCAACTGCCTGCGCCAGATCGAGCAGCTGGCCGACTACCACGACCTGCCCGTGGCCGTGACCACGGTCTTCGAGCTCTTCGACCGGGCGGCGCGCCGTTGAGGCGCGCGGGGGCTGGGGCTGGAGTGGGGGGAGGGACTGGGTAGGGGGAAAAGCCTCCGGCGGCCAAAGGGCTCCCGCCCTTTGGAATCCCGCAAGGGGTTTTGGGGCTCCACCGCACGTCGGCCCTGACGCCCTCCGGCGGCCAAAGGGCTCCCGCCCTTTGGAATCCCGCAAGGGGTTTTGGGGCTCCACCGCACGTCGGCCCTGACGCCCTCCGGTGGCACGTCGCGTTCCTAGGGCAACGGGCCGGGGTCCTCGTCGAAAACGGCCGGCCGGGCGGCGGCGCGAAAAAAGGCCAGCCCACTACCCAGCCCGGCGGCGGCCAGCAGGCCGGCGAAAACCCGGGAGCGCGAAAGCCCCCCCAACCAGCGGGAAAACGCCTCCACCGCCACGAGCCCCTTGCCGCCCATGACTTCCATCTGCCGGTTGTAGGCCTTGGTGTCCTCCACGGGCAGAGGGTAGGCCAGGCCGTCCACGACCACGTAGCCCGAGGCCTGGGGCGGCGCCTGGGCGCGCTGCCAGACCCAGGCCCCCAGGCCCAGGCCGGCGCACAGGCAAAGGACGCCCCAAGACCGCAGGATCACTCGTCGGGAACGCTCCCGGGCCGCCGCCCCCGCCGCCGGGCCGGGAGTCATGCCCCGTCGCCGCCCGGGCCGGCCTTGGCCGGGGTGTAGTCGCACAGCGGCTCCGGGGCCATGTAGTCGCCGGACATGGTCTGGGCCCGGGCCCGGCAGCCGCCGCAGACGCGGTGGTACTCGCACACGCCGCATTTGCCCTTGTATTCCTCCTTGTTACGAAACTGGAGGAACTGGGGCGAGGCGCGCCAGATTTCCGGGAAGGGTGTTTTGCGCACGTTGCCGCAGTCGAGGTCCAGGTAGCCGCAGGGCTGGACCTGGCCCACGGCCGAGATGAAGCAGAAACCCGTGCCGCCGAGGCACCCGCGCGTCATGGCGTCCATGCCGAAGGTGTCGGGCGTGACGGAAACGCCCTCGGCCTTGGCCCGCTGGCGCATGATG harbors:
- a CDS encoding tetratricopeptide repeat protein; amino-acid sequence: MILRLLLLVALVLATPTVLSAADASVVTLLRQSQQAAARGQVEQAMDMVDRALTQDPAYPPLWRQKATLQVRAKDYAGALATLAVALRVEPQNVENNVLELSALLRLDEQPGGKGRQALDRYVAGISEDMAAALIEDLLARPKAEPDLARFLSAWKPASADARLVAKLAAGYAAGDPAALRELAATPVPAGRKGTIAALQFYAGKEALGAMQLGLAHDLLEKAMANGYDPVAVTGELGWVHYNQGEPTAAADLWETQWRNAPDVGLWASWIADARLVSKDYAKAAEFLERCLQFSPNNPLYQGQYLLALRASHQDQAAGAFEERLRAEPGQDGLHFGLAMIAKLAGDYALAAEEMGQIQNRKPFREQYIELADAMVGQIGAKGDPEPIIAAVRGLIDGTDFQAVVLRDVGWKLWAAKRPDAAVSFWKESLADGLTAGDPLLSRIIPLLIETNRFAEAMALLHRYAPEVTPLGLAWTLAVANRWDLVGKVLEKGPAGPYPDLLSAMAGLQSGQAQLALDKLRALAALPAGGLGQAPFSGFNADGKLVRGVLTPAIAGEVYQRISRTLVDYQLVAGFAFLTPPAWATGVAQKAMAPIWAGAGKVLWNTGKLDEAAAFLQRALQADPGQGQALLYLALVKKRQGQAEEAQRLLDAALAKASPLDKAFALGEFALLDGDAAAALPHFQAALGLSPNDPTLRLRVINLLVKANRYDAAGQADAWFEAQVAINDKTIMSAAAAARLDLGDPKGAEALYRAMLAENPRSVDYLSGLGLALNRQSRYAESVAALTTPYAATGSPLLGGIVCEALLALGEYREAIRQAEIGLAQVPGDQELLRQAAEAAEFARDPATCEGYARRYLEKDPASVTIQNMYGQALLDQEKYDEAMAHYKGLLERNPTYLPALRGIFNIHQYTGNAPKAYEAAQTLMTVASDNATLRLQYAIAAAADHDYRPAYPTLEKIRNFGPGSPVLCLYYADVRQAELPGKLRLSQMAEHLRAVAAAGGTFLSPAEVAARPAGEEALTQRNTDLRPAVLVMVDRTAAPVLEKIDALLSEVGGKAVLIVGGESLVPGTPYLPDAALVKRLAGNGRWTLALTDHNPPKDDAAGAGSANLWNSLGAAEGATGEATPAARLQARLRALDPDGTILGDARPIFFYPGGDGPTDVLAASQAGREAYEKVVADTFPMAFELTPEGYWTPVSDPRSIAAKSVSPGLDAAGLTRLLEQANPMRQVSLELAKVYSWQEQLGQAENYFKEAKELGLNPADLTYHHAVNAYYLHDDPVAVARAEKAVEAAPDAPRTHVQLERAKLRTRPKVEASLDTWWDSDNRHYWWWGFGGEVHVLDSLVVFAKAGRVEWSIDSYQRQGKMQKAFANTLENGYLSADDVYSVLHSRRTQYLDGEDLVVGARWFFYPEFWLEAQGQLTNTDGGPSTWLNGMVTVHGPLAPKGLPVDGTWDLQAAHERIDTVEAITDQIMANRVSLFTHNRLFNYYDLFLNIHGISRTDGNNTGSVDGRLLARLFEFPLVSLGYAFQFANSDRSPPQYWAPMSLVTHLAYGTFGYSPTRWFNVNGSLGYGPSRDRTNDWRNIWRANLGMDITMRERLKLSLKYAYFSTPTYTLSEAWAGISYTF
- a CDS encoding (Fe-S)-binding protein, with amino-acid sequence MHPGLAALDTAKLALARAAVADMDHGPRALQLALDVCLACGRCAEACHVSLADPTRRFLPARRAELLRAPFRHGRGPDAAALRLWMRDFYECSGCRRCAVYCPMGLDNAVLTRKARAVLHALGLTPCRISATQEASEIHGNNEGASEAAIRDIIRFLEGELREEHGAAIRIPLDEPAEVLFATASSEIMARPENLMGCAVFFHLAGIAWTLSSRGFDAANFGLFSGDDDHMRRKNRLLHEACLACGAKRLVIGECGHAYRVARFMGGHTSAPGLPYAVTDIFTVAASVLARGGLRLDKTRNPRPVTYHDPCNFARSGGVMEAPRQVLAACVADFREMTPNREANFCCGGGGGLAVLDTAEGTGRADTFYEFRMKVSGKMKIEQIRATGAALVAAPCFNCLRQIEQLADYHDLPVAVTTVFELFDRAARR
- a CDS encoding polysaccharide deacetylase family protein — protein: MQSFFAALRRGLALCCLGPVFFSALALAQGLTPATRGVPLPGPGPKAYVAIVIDDLPNLELWSRLATDCDSHGMKATLALNTLKATPEEYAILAGHIAKGHEVANHTRDHVAVAPGPVIRLRFFHPSAKSAYAAVDAAAGKLRLVVDDAAKPLAEFDLSETGRTPTIKQLVDALNDTRGVTAELGDPYYGNIQSRFLAGKDKVDIFFKNGLVPLFVDTAQSARYEMAGALDDMKTGLPRYAVTSMVYPFLVSDPVSRGIANELGMSCGRVGTAGFAALGAPGGYDLYQIYAGKPRDLFGTDTASPEFRAKVEAFLKKIKEIGGVLSLYSHGPDEFTNEQWQALLPMLAKDKDVAYVTLRDLAAAVKKLATPRDGRYYLPQAK
- a CDS encoding glycosyl hydrolase — translated: MRAARRGPPLAAALLCAALFLALGPGPARGQARGAAPDGPITAWIADWDLARGLAEWRAHPGLFDSVRVFSANFDSRDQPALTPEWAKILGSDVSGVFGPAKVYLTVVNDVATPTGKGNILKDPALVSRLVATPASRAGHVEALVALAKRHKFPGLEIDYENVAAADWPNFLTFVEALFRRSQAEGLALSVLLQPQRRYLASPLPKGPGYVLMGYNLFGFHSGPGPKATPEFLADQAAALRAIGALEATSLALATGGFDWTGPKAARQLTETEAQTLLAQKNVRPTRSPADGYLVSRYSDDKGQNHDVWYADGETLATLWRAGRAAGFTRLAVWRLGGNTPSLFSWLATLGH
- a CDS encoding respiratory nitrate reductase subunit gamma, which gives rise to MPYASLALGCLPYLTATVLALGLARRLGRWRRAKTPPAPLFPAATSRPAAWAGIGREICLLAGRRATWTWGIAAAWALHAALALMALGHLRVLTDFPRLWARLGLAPQAVDRLADVSGSLLGGVALAAVLLLALRRLASPRLRAITRPGDALTLALLGAVLASGLAMRLAGPVDLGPVRAYFAALARLRPVPLPDVPGFAAHFLLAQALAAALPFSKLLHALGVFPAKAGLVADSGGLPAGT
- a CDS encoding acyltransferase, giving the protein MSFFPTDSQAPLKPVREPIDADVSARIDVLRAVLIGLIVLCHGGRFLGAQVPFASPFVEWVLTMVNRGPACVAVPLFFAISGYLLLRKLEATPAAYLRLMRTKAVAIGLPFVLFNAIWIAWVFVFGSIPLFGGRSFVLAAGIPQKLLGLGTSPFNYPLWFLRDLLVVFALAPVFLVFYRRLPRAGLLLLAGLWFLESPASEYSLAGFAFAFYAGGYLARRRANLRDTAGWDAAVLPLFALGTALVGLQPWLGLDPYALAAVKKVYQMVGVAAFWCLSRRQWLKGSALLHRVAAMSFFVFLTHEPTVSLLQSRLLAVWTPAGTVGQLVAYPLVGLAAMAGLSLLGWGLSRSLPRLFAVATGAPPRLRFAPAPVPAPVPASKPGTGA